In Burkholderia gladioli, a genomic segment contains:
- a CDS encoding adenine phosphoribosyltransferase, translating to MSHQPSGVSPDPAEFVRRHVRTVPDWPQPGVQFRDITPILQSAKALRVLVDLLVERYVEAKLDYVAGLDARGFIIAPIVAYELGIGFVPIRKLGKLPYKTQSESYELEYGNATVEIHEDACKPGDRVIIVDDLIATGGTMMAGKKLLERLGATVVEGAAIIDLPELGGSALLRGAGLPLYTVTEFSGH from the coding sequence ATGAGCCACCAGCCGTCGGGCGTGTCGCCCGATCCCGCCGAGTTCGTCCGCCGCCATGTGCGCACGGTGCCGGACTGGCCGCAGCCGGGCGTGCAGTTCCGCGACATCACCCCGATCCTGCAGAGCGCGAAGGCGCTGCGCGTGCTGGTCGACCTGCTGGTCGAGCGCTATGTGGAGGCCAAGCTCGACTACGTGGCGGGGCTCGACGCGCGCGGCTTCATCATCGCGCCGATCGTGGCCTACGAGCTCGGCATCGGCTTCGTGCCGATCCGCAAGCTCGGCAAGCTGCCCTACAAGACCCAGTCCGAATCCTACGAGCTCGAATACGGCAACGCGACCGTCGAGATCCACGAGGATGCCTGCAAGCCCGGCGACCGCGTGATCATCGTCGACGACCTGATCGCCACCGGCGGCACCATGATGGCCGGCAAGAAGCTGCTCGAACGGCTCGGCGCGACCGTGGTGGAAGGCGCGGCGATCATCGACCTGCCGGAGCTGGGCGGCTCGGCGCTGCTGCGCGGCGCCGGCCTGCCGCTTTATACGGTCACCGAGTTCTCGGGCCACTGA
- a CDS encoding monovalent cation:proton antiporter family protein — MISPLEMTLLLLLASVVGVVVFRSLNLPPMLGYLTVGIVVGPHALGFAGDLERAEHLAEFGVVFLMFSIGLEFSLAKLRAMQRLVFGLGLMQVVVTLAVAVLLGFVFERWVHITWQGSVALGGALAMSSTAIVSKMLAERLEIETAHGRNIFGVLLFQDLAVVPLLIVISAFGGESSKDLMVTLGLAAVKIVIALALLLFVGQKFMTRWFNVVARRRSQELFVLNLLLVTLGAAFITDRFGLSLALGAFIAGMLISETPYRHQVEEDIKPFRDVLLGLFFVTTGMLLDPRVIWTHPFLVIGFFVGQVGLKAATITGLARLFGAAPGVAMRTGLGLAQAGEFGFVMLNLILDRHLVDSTLLQAILASMLLSMLAAPFLIQNADRIVMRLSSTEWMQQSLQMTRIATQSLKQQGHVIICGYGRAGQNLARMLEQEGIAYVALDLDPDRVTAAAAAGESVVFGDAARRESLLAAGIHRAAAVAITYANTPSALRVLHNVHELEPSLPAIVRTVDDADLEKLLAAGATEVIPEIVEGSLMLASHTLVLMGVPMRRVVRRVEEMRDARYSLLRGYFRGADDADDDDHEQVRLQSMPVDARSDAVGRSLEEVGLYALGLEVTAIRRHGIRGVEPDPETKLRAADIVVLRGLPEALSMAEERLSRHRREGSAA, encoded by the coding sequence GTGATTTCCCCGCTCGAAATGACGCTCCTCCTGCTGCTGGCTTCAGTGGTGGGCGTGGTCGTGTTCCGCTCGCTGAACCTGCCGCCGATGCTCGGCTACCTGACCGTCGGCATCGTGGTCGGCCCGCACGCGCTCGGTTTCGCGGGCGACCTCGAACGCGCCGAGCACCTGGCCGAGTTCGGCGTGGTGTTCCTGATGTTCTCGATCGGCCTGGAGTTCTCGCTGGCCAAGCTGCGGGCGATGCAGAGGCTGGTGTTCGGGCTCGGGCTGATGCAGGTGGTGGTCACGCTGGCGGTGGCGGTGCTGCTCGGTTTCGTCTTCGAGCGCTGGGTGCACATCACCTGGCAGGGCAGCGTCGCGCTGGGCGGCGCGCTGGCGATGTCCTCGACCGCGATCGTCTCGAAGATGCTGGCCGAGCGGCTCGAGATCGAGACCGCGCACGGGCGCAATATCTTCGGCGTGCTGCTGTTCCAGGATCTGGCCGTGGTGCCGCTGCTGATCGTGATCTCGGCCTTCGGCGGCGAATCCTCCAAGGACCTGATGGTCACCCTGGGCCTTGCGGCGGTGAAGATCGTGATCGCCCTGGCGCTGCTGCTGTTCGTCGGCCAGAAGTTCATGACGCGCTGGTTCAACGTGGTGGCGCGACGCCGTTCCCAGGAACTGTTCGTGCTCAACCTGCTGCTGGTGACGCTCGGCGCGGCCTTCATCACCGATCGTTTCGGGCTGTCGCTGGCGCTGGGCGCCTTCATCGCCGGCATGCTGATCTCCGAGACGCCATACCGGCACCAGGTGGAGGAGGACATCAAGCCGTTCCGCGACGTGCTGCTCGGCCTGTTCTTCGTCACCACCGGGATGCTGCTGGACCCGCGCGTGATCTGGACCCACCCATTCCTGGTGATTGGCTTCTTCGTCGGCCAGGTCGGCCTGAAGGCGGCCACCATCACCGGCCTGGCGCGCCTGTTCGGCGCCGCGCCGGGCGTGGCGATGCGCACCGGGCTGGGCCTCGCGCAGGCCGGCGAATTCGGCTTCGTGATGCTGAACCTGATCCTCGACCGCCACCTGGTCGACAGCACCCTGCTGCAGGCGATCCTGGCCTCGATGCTGCTGTCGATGCTGGCCGCGCCGTTCCTGATCCAGAACGCCGACCGGATCGTGATGCGCCTGTCCTCGACCGAGTGGATGCAGCAGTCGCTGCAGATGACGCGCATCGCCACCCAGAGTCTCAAGCAGCAGGGCCACGTGATCATCTGCGGCTACGGCCGCGCGGGCCAGAACCTGGCGCGCATGCTCGAACAGGAAGGCATCGCCTATGTCGCGCTCGACCTCGACCCGGACCGCGTGACGGCCGCGGCTGCGGCCGGCGAATCGGTGGTGTTCGGCGACGCGGCGCGGCGCGAATCGCTGCTGGCCGCCGGTATCCACCGCGCCGCGGCGGTCGCCATCACCTACGCGAACACGCCTTCGGCGCTGCGCGTGCTGCACAACGTCCACGAGCTCGAGCCGAGCCTGCCGGCGATCGTGCGCACGGTCGACGACGCCGACCTGGAAAAGCTGCTGGCGGCCGGCGCCACCGAGGTGATCCCGGAAATCGTCGAGGGCAGCCTGATGCTGGCCTCGCACACGCTGGTGCTGATGGGCGTGCCGATGCGGCGCGTGGTGCGGCGCGTGGAGGAGATGCGCGACGCGCGCTACAGCCTGCTGCGCGGCTATTTCCGCGGCGCCGACGACGCGGACGACGACGACCACGAGCAGGTGCGGCTACAATCGATGCCGGTCGACGCGCGCTCGGACGCGGTCGGCCGCTCCCTCGAGGAAGTCGGGCTCTACGCGCTCGGCCTCGAGGTCACGGCGATCCGCCGCCATGGCATCCGTGGCGTCGAGCCGGACCCGGAAACCAAGCTGCGCGCGGCCGACATCGTGGTGCTGCGCGGCTTGCCGGAGGCGCTGTCGATGGCCGAGGAGCGGCTGTCGCGCCATCGCCGCGAGGGTTCCGCCGCCTGA
- the kdsD gene encoding arabinose 5-phosphate isomerase KdsD — translation MIAKINDDRALALARDVLDIEADAVRALRDQLDGGFVGAVGLLLNCRGRVVVSGIGKSGHIARKIAATLASTGTPAFFVHPAEASHGDLGMVTTDDVFIAISNSGESEELVAILPLIKRLGAKLIAMTGRPQSSLAQLSDVHLYAGVEKEACSLNLAPTASTTAALALGDALAVVVLDARGFGPNDFARSHPGGSLGRRLLTHVRDVMRTGDEVPTVRLTATLSDALFQITAKRMGMTVVIDEQDRVAGIFTDGDLRRVLERDGDFRRLPIADVMTRHPRSIAPDHLAVEAVELMERYRINQMLVTDADGVLIGALNMHDLFSKKVI, via the coding sequence ATGATAGCGAAAATCAATGATGACCGGGCGCTCGCGCTCGCCCGCGACGTGCTCGACATCGAGGCGGACGCCGTACGCGCACTGCGTGACCAGCTCGATGGCGGCTTCGTCGGCGCGGTCGGCCTGCTGCTGAACTGCCGCGGGCGCGTGGTGGTTTCCGGCATCGGCAAGTCCGGCCATATCGCGCGCAAGATCGCCGCGACGCTGGCCAGCACCGGCACCCCCGCCTTCTTCGTGCATCCGGCCGAGGCCAGCCATGGCGACCTGGGCATGGTAACGACCGACGATGTCTTCATCGCGATCTCCAATTCGGGCGAATCCGAGGAGCTGGTCGCGATCCTGCCGCTGATCAAGCGGCTCGGCGCCAAGCTGATCGCCATGACCGGCCGGCCGCAGTCGAGTCTCGCGCAATTGTCCGATGTTCACCTGTATGCCGGCGTCGAGAAAGAAGCCTGCTCGCTGAACCTCGCGCCGACCGCCAGCACCACCGCCGCGCTCGCGCTGGGCGACGCGCTGGCGGTGGTGGTGCTCGACGCGCGCGGCTTCGGTCCCAACGACTTCGCGCGCTCGCATCCGGGCGGCTCGCTGGGCCGGCGCCTGCTGACCCACGTGCGCGACGTGATGCGCACCGGCGACGAGGTGCCGACCGTGCGCCTCACCGCCACCCTCTCCGACGCGCTGTTCCAGATCACCGCCAAGCGCATGGGCATGACCGTGGTGATCGACGAGCAGGACCGCGTGGCCGGCATCTTCACCGACGGCGACCTGCGCCGCGTGCTCGAGCGCGACGGCGATTTCCGCCGCCTGCCGATCGCCGACGTGATGACGCGCCACCCGCGCAGCATCGCCCCCGATCACCTGGCCGTCGAGGCCGTGGAACTGATGGAACGCTATCGGATCAACCAGATGCTGGTGACCGATGCCGACGGCGTGCTGATCGGCGCGCTCAACATGCACGACCTGTTCTCGAAGAAGGTGATCTGA
- a CDS encoding KdsC family phosphatase, whose product MSAAPATAAERASRIKLMIFDVDGVLTDGGLHFTAAGDTMKSFNSQDGHGLKLLREAGIDTAIITGRRSEIVAVRARELKISHLYQGVEHKLSAFAELLQATGLKSEECGYMGDDWPDLGVMTRCGFVAAPANAHPDVIARAHWVSEARGGHGAAREVVDTILRAQGRYEALLAAALGA is encoded by the coding sequence ATGTCCGCTGCTCCCGCCACGGCCGCCGAACGCGCGAGCCGCATCAAGCTGATGATTTTCGATGTCGACGGCGTGCTGACCGACGGCGGCCTGCACTTCACCGCCGCCGGCGACACCATGAAGTCGTTCAACTCCCAGGATGGCCATGGCCTCAAGCTGCTGCGCGAGGCCGGCATCGACACCGCGATCATCACCGGGCGCCGCTCGGAGATCGTCGCGGTGCGCGCCAGGGAACTGAAGATCAGCCATCTCTACCAGGGCGTCGAGCACAAGCTCAGCGCCTTCGCCGAATTGCTGCAAGCCACCGGCCTCAAGTCTGAGGAATGCGGCTACATGGGCGACGACTGGCCCGACCTCGGCGTGATGACGCGCTGCGGCTTCGTGGCCGCGCCGGCCAACGCGCATCCCGACGTGATCGCGCGCGCCCACTGGGTGTCCGAGGCACGCGGCGGCCATGGCGCCGCGCGCGAGGTGGTCGACACCATCCTGCGCGCCCAGGGCCGCTACGAGGCCCTGCTGGCCGCCGCGCTCGGAGCCTGA
- the lptC gene encoding LPS export ABC transporter periplasmic protein LptC, which yields MFPRLHLSSLLPILALAALAGVTYWLLQATLPPPGEAVARPKTHSPDYFADNFSVTELDQSGATQYRLTAAKLIHYEDDETSQLTQPAMRAFQPGKPVVTATSKRGTVNGDVSIVDLYDDAKILRAAGAGDPPMEADSEHFRVLVNDDVIETEKPVKLQRGLSIANATNGMKYNNVTRVIDLYGNVRGTIAASDVSGGPSGQSK from the coding sequence ATGTTTCCCCGCCTCCACCTGAGCTCGCTGCTGCCGATCCTCGCGCTGGCCGCGCTGGCCGGCGTCACCTACTGGCTGCTGCAGGCCACCCTGCCGCCGCCGGGCGAGGCGGTGGCGCGCCCGAAGACGCATTCGCCCGACTATTTCGCCGACAACTTCTCGGTCACCGAGCTCGACCAGTCGGGCGCGACCCAGTACCGGCTGACGGCCGCCAAGCTGATCCACTACGAGGACGACGAGACCAGCCAGCTCACCCAGCCGGCGATGCGCGCGTTCCAGCCCGGCAAGCCGGTGGTCACGGCCACCTCCAAGCGCGGTACCGTCAACGGCGACGTGTCGATCGTCGATCTCTACGACGACGCCAAGATCCTGCGCGCGGCCGGCGCCGGCGATCCGCCGATGGAAGCCGATTCCGAACATTTCCGCGTGCTCGTCAACGACGATGTGATCGAGACCGAAAAGCCGGTTAAACTTCAGCGCGGTTTGTCGATCGCCAATGCGACCAACGGCATGAAGTACAACAATGTCACCCGGGTCATCGACCTGTACGGCAACGTCCGCGGCACGATCGCCGCGTCCGACGTGTCCGGCGGCCCTTCCGGCCAATCCAAGTAA
- the lptA gene encoding lipopolysaccharide transport periplasmic protein LptA — MNESFPSFSIGGARRAVRAGLAAAFVALALPGAVSLAHAEKADQNKPINVEADNLTYDDLKQVTVATGNVVITKGTILIKGDRVEVRQDPQGYQYATATMAPGSKKHASFRQKREGLDEYIDGDAERIDYDGKQDLTTLTRNATVRRLQGLTTVSDTVHGSVITYDGQRDFYTAKGGNDVAAPGNPTGRVRAMLSPKNGGPAPLNGASATLAPSNSIQEPNP; from the coding sequence ATGAACGAATCGTTCCCTAGTTTTTCCATCGGCGGCGCGCGGCGCGCTGTCCGCGCCGGGCTTGCCGCGGCCTTCGTCGCGCTGGCGCTGCCCGGCGCCGTGTCGCTCGCGCATGCGGAAAAGGCGGACCAGAACAAGCCGATCAACGTCGAGGCCGACAACCTGACCTATGACGACCTGAAGCAGGTCACGGTCGCGACCGGCAATGTCGTGATCACGAAGGGCACGATCCTGATCAAGGGCGACCGCGTCGAGGTGCGCCAGGATCCGCAGGGCTACCAGTACGCGACCGCCACCATGGCGCCGGGCAGCAAGAAGCACGCCTCGTTCCGCCAGAAGCGCGAGGGCCTCGACGAGTACATCGACGGCGATGCCGAGCGCATCGACTACGACGGCAAGCAGGATCTCACCACGCTCACGCGCAATGCCACGGTGCGCCGCCTGCAAGGCCTCACGACGGTGTCCGACACGGTGCACGGCAGCGTGATCACCTACGACGGCCAGCGTGACTTCTACACCGCCAAGGGCGGCAACGACGTGGCCGCGCCGGGCAATCCGACCGGCCGCGTGCGCGCCATGCTGTCGCCCAAGAACGGCGGCCCGGCCCCGCTCAACGGCGCGAGCGCCACGCTCGCGCCGTCGAACTCGATCCAGGAGCCGAACCCGTGA
- the lptB gene encoding LPS export ABC transporter ATP-binding protein — MNALPNRQPAGTTSSLVVRNLKKRYGSRTVVKDVSLDVKSGEVVGLLGPNGAGKTTSFYMIVGLVPLDAGDISLNGSPISLLPIHKRASLGLSYLPQEASVFRKLTVEENIRAVLELQHGDNGKLLGKDEIASRTEALLDELQIGHLRDNPALSLSGGERRRVEIARALASNPSFILLDEPFAGVDPIAVLEIQKIVKFLKQRNIGVLITDHNVRETLGICDHAYIISDGSVLAAGAPQDIIENESVRRVYLGEHFRM, encoded by the coding sequence GTGAACGCCCTGCCGAACCGCCAGCCCGCCGGCACCACCAGTTCGCTGGTGGTGCGCAACCTGAAGAAGCGCTACGGCTCGCGCACCGTCGTCAAGGACGTTTCCCTCGACGTGAAGAGCGGCGAGGTGGTCGGCCTGCTCGGCCCGAACGGCGCGGGCAAGACCACCTCCTTCTACATGATCGTCGGCCTGGTGCCGCTCGATGCCGGCGATATCTCGCTCAACGGCAGCCCGATCAGCCTGCTGCCGATCCACAAGCGCGCCTCGCTGGGCCTGTCCTACCTGCCGCAGGAAGCCTCGGTGTTCCGCAAGCTGACCGTCGAGGAGAACATCCGCGCCGTGCTCGAGCTACAGCACGGCGACAACGGCAAGCTGCTCGGCAAGGACGAGATCGCCTCGCGCACCGAGGCCCTGCTCGACGAGCTGCAGATCGGCCACCTGCGCGACAACCCGGCGCTGTCGCTGTCGGGCGGCGAGCGCCGCCGCGTCGAGATCGCCCGCGCGCTGGCCAGCAACCCCAGCTTCATCCTGCTCGACGAGCCCTTCGCGGGCGTCGACCCGATCGCGGTGCTGGAGATTCAAAAGATCGTCAAGTTCCTGAAGCAACGGAACATCGGTGTGCTGATCACCGACCATAACGTGCGCGAGACGCTCGGCATCTGCGACCACGCCTACATCATCAGCGACGGCTCGGTGCTCGCAGCCGGTGCCCCGCAGGACATCATCGAGAACGAAAGCGTCCGCCGCGTCTATCTCGGCGAACATTTCCGCATGTAA
- a CDS encoding RNA polymerase factor sigma-54, whose amino-acid sequence MKASLQLRLSQHLALTPQLQQSIRLLQLSTLELQQEVAMAVAQNPLLENDEWIASPLRVAADGSLIAQSPPSSTPEPMHGGGSNGSEASGDRAERDDSRNGDDYDYNADSGDSGQWNLDDYGRSSGASDDDDLPPLQVHEASTSLREHLSAQLRVTQAGPRDRALVMFLIESLDDDGYLGAGLDEVLTDLPEELEVDLDELGAALALLHSFDPAGVGARSASECLRLQLLRLDPSPTRTLSLDIVSQHLELLAARDFTRLRKQLKANDDELREAHALIRSLEPFPGAAYGKTEADYVVPDIMVRKSGQNWLAELNPEVVPKLRINHLYANILRNSRGDPSAGSLKQQLQEARWLIKNIQQRFETILRVAQAIVERQKNFFAHGEIAMRPLVLREIADTLGLHESTVSRVTTGKYMLTPFGTLEFKYFFGSHVSTDTGGAASSTAIRALIKQLIGAEDQKSPLSDSRIAELLAEQGFVVARRTVAKYREALKIPAVNLRKSL is encoded by the coding sequence ATGAAAGCCAGCCTCCAACTTCGCCTGTCGCAGCACCTCGCGCTCACGCCCCAGCTCCAGCAGTCGATCCGGCTGCTGCAGCTGTCGACGCTCGAACTGCAGCAGGAAGTCGCGATGGCCGTCGCCCAGAATCCGCTGCTCGAGAACGACGAATGGATCGCGAGCCCGCTGCGGGTGGCCGCCGACGGCTCGCTGATCGCGCAGAGCCCGCCCTCCTCGACGCCCGAGCCGATGCACGGTGGCGGCTCGAACGGCAGCGAAGCCTCGGGCGATCGCGCCGAACGCGACGACTCGCGCAATGGCGACGACTACGACTACAACGCCGACAGCGGCGATTCGGGTCAGTGGAATCTCGACGACTACGGTCGCTCCTCGGGCGCCTCCGACGACGACGACCTCCCGCCGCTGCAGGTGCACGAGGCCTCGACCTCGCTGCGCGAGCATCTGTCCGCGCAATTGCGGGTGACCCAGGCGGGTCCGCGCGACCGCGCGCTGGTGATGTTCCTGATCGAATCGCTCGACGACGACGGTTATCTCGGCGCGGGGCTCGACGAGGTGTTGACCGACCTGCCCGAGGAACTGGAAGTCGATCTCGACGAACTGGGCGCCGCGCTGGCGCTGCTGCACAGCTTCGACCCGGCCGGCGTGGGGGCGCGCTCCGCATCGGAATGCTTGCGCCTGCAATTGTTGCGACTCGATCCGTCCCCCACGCGCACGCTGTCGCTCGACATCGTCTCGCAGCATCTCGAATTGCTGGCCGCGCGCGACTTCACGCGGCTGCGCAAGCAGTTGAAGGCCAACGACGACGAGCTGCGCGAGGCCCATGCACTGATCCGCTCGCTCGAGCCCTTCCCGGGCGCCGCCTACGGCAAGACCGAGGCGGACTACGTGGTGCCCGACATCATGGTCAGGAAGAGCGGCCAGAACTGGCTCGCGGAGCTCAATCCCGAGGTGGTGCCGAAGCTGCGCATCAACCACCTGTACGCCAATATCCTGCGCAACAGCCGGGGCGATCCGAGCGCCGGTTCGCTCAAGCAGCAGCTCCAGGAAGCGCGCTGGCTGATCAAGAATATCCAGCAGCGATTCGAGACCATCCTGCGTGTCGCGCAGGCCATCGTGGAGCGTCAGAAGAACTTTTTTGCGCATGGTGAAATTGCCATGCGCCCCTTGGTTTTGCGGGAAATAGCTGATACGCTGGGCCTACACGAGTCGACTGTCTCCCGTGTGACAACCGGCAAGTACATGCTGACCCCGTTCGGCACTCTTGAATTTAAGTACTTCTTCGGATCACACGTGTCGACGGATACCGGGGGCGCTGCCTCTTCCACGGCAATCCGCGCCCTCATCAAGCAACTGATAGGAGCCGAAGACCAGAAATCTCCTCTTTCGGACAGCCGAATAGCCGAGCTGCTGGCGGAACAAGGCTTCGTGGTCGCGCGCCGCACCGTTGCGAAGTATCGCGAAGCCCTCAAGATCCCCGCGGTGAATCTGCGCAAGTCTCTGTAG
- the hpf gene encoding ribosome hibernation-promoting factor, HPF/YfiA family: MNLKISGHHLEVTPAIREHVITKLDRVLRHSDQVIDGTVILSVDNHKEKDKRQRAEINLHLKGKKEIFVESINGDLYAAIDLLIDKLDRQVVKHMERLQTHAHDPIKHQPAIVDQAEQPPQ, translated from the coding sequence ATGAACCTGAAGATCAGTGGACACCATCTCGAAGTGACGCCTGCCATTCGCGAACACGTGATCACCAAGCTCGATAGGGTGCTACGGCATAGCGATCAGGTGATTGATGGCACTGTGATCCTCTCGGTCGACAACCATAAGGAAAAGGACAAGCGGCAGCGTGCGGAAATCAACCTGCACCTGAAGGGCAAGAAAGAGATTTTCGTCGAAAGCATCAACGGCGATCTGTACGCGGCGATCGATCTGCTGATCGACAAGCTCGACCGCCAGGTGGTCAAGCACATGGAACGTCTGCAGACGCACGCGCACGATCCGATCAAGCATCAACCGGCCATCGTCGACCAGGCCGAACAGCCGCCGCAATGA
- a CDS encoding PTS sugar transporter subunit IIA: METSSNAARRPQATPLPANMNRLAKILPLENVVIDLSVTSKKRVFEQAGLIFENQNGIARSIVTDNLFARERLGSTGLGEGVAIPHGRIKGLKHPLAGFVRLAEAIPFEAPDGQPVSLLIFLLVPEQATQQHLEILSEIAQLLSDRDARERLHTEPDRHELHRLLTQWQP, translated from the coding sequence ATGGAAACTTCGTCCAACGCCGCGAGGAGACCCCAGGCCACCCCCTTGCCTGCCAACATGAATCGCCTAGCCAAAATCCTGCCACTGGAGAATGTCGTCATCGACCTCTCCGTCACCAGCAAGAAACGCGTGTTCGAACAAGCCGGCCTGATTTTCGAGAATCAGAACGGCATCGCGCGCAGCATCGTCACCGACAACCTGTTCGCGCGCGAGCGCCTCGGCTCGACAGGTCTCGGCGAAGGCGTCGCCATTCCGCATGGCCGCATCAAGGGCCTCAAGCATCCGCTGGCCGGCTTCGTGCGCCTCGCCGAGGCGATCCCCTTCGAAGCCCCGGACGGCCAGCCCGTCTCGCTGCTCATCTTCCTGCTGGTGCCCGAACAGGCCACCCAGCAGCACCTCGAGATCCTGTCCGAAATCGCGCAACTGCTGTCCGACCGCGACGCGCGCGAACGCCTGCATACCGAACCGGATCGCCACGAGTTGCATCGACTCCTCACTCAATGGCAACCTTGA